One window from the genome of Brienomyrus brachyistius isolate T26 unplaced genomic scaffold, BBRACH_0.4 scaffold74, whole genome shotgun sequence encodes:
- the stk38b gene encoding serine/threonine-protein kinase 38 isoform X1, with amino-acid sequence MGRRGPGDACEENAGRPASLRPKRTGNRRTGRPGRSPPRQVTMAMTGQTTCSSMSNHTKERVTMAKVTLENFYSNLITQHEEREMRQQKLEKVMDQEGLADEEKRLRRSQHARKETEFLRLKRTRLGLDDFESLKVIGRGAFGEVRLVQKKDTGHVYAMKILRKADMLEKEQVGHIRAERDVLVEADSQWVVKMFYSFQDKMNLYLIMEFLPGGDMMTLLMKKDTLTEEETQFYIAETVLAIDSIHEMGFIHRDIKPDNLLLDSRGHVKLSDFGLCTGLKKAHRTEFYRNLNHSLPCDFTFQNMNSKRKAETWKRNRRQLAFSTVGTPDYIAPEVFMQNGYNKLCDWWSLGVIMYEMLIGYPPFCSETPQETYRKVMNWRETLVFPPEVPISEKAKDLILRFCCEGEHRIGAAGVEEIKKNAFFEGVDYEHIRGRPAAIPIEIKSIDDTSNFDEFPDSDILQPAAGPIVTNHSEADLKNKDWVFINYTYKRFEGLTARGAIPSYMKSGKR; translated from the exons ATGGGGCGGCGCGGCCCCGGTGACGCCTGCGAAGAGAATGCGGGACGGCCGGCGTCATTACGTCCGAAGCGAACGGGAAACAGGCGAACCGGACGGCCGGGAAGGAGCCCTCCGAG GCAGGTAACCATGGCGATGACAGGACAGACCACCTGCTCCTCAATGAGTAACCACACCAAGGAACGTGTGACCATGGCCAAGGTAACCCTGGAGAACTTCTACAGCAACCTGATCACTCAGCATGAGGAGCGGGAGATGAG GCAGCAGAAGCTAGAGAAGGTCATGGATCAGGAGGGGCTGGCAGATGAGGAG AAACGCCTGCGTCGCTCCCAGCACGCCCGCAAAGAGACGGAGTTCCTGCGACTGAAGCGGACCCGCCTGGGCCTGGATGACTTCGAGTCCCTTAAGGTCATCGGGAGGGGGGCCTTTGGCGAG GTGCGCCTGGTGCAGAAGAAGGACACAGGACACGTGTACGCCATGAAGATCCTGCGCAAAGCCGACATGCTGGAGAAGGAGCAG GTGGGCCACATTCGGGCCGAGCGGGACGTTCTGGTTGAAGCTGACAGCCAATGGGTGGTCAAGATGTTCTACAGCTTCCAAGACAAGATGAATCTCTACCTCATCATGGAATTCCTCCCTGGAG GTGACATGATGACCCTGCTAATGAAGAAGGACACACTAACTGAAGAGGAGACTCAGTTCTACATTGCAGAGACCGTTTTGGCCATTGATTCCATCCACGAGATGGGCTTCATCCACCGGGACATCAAGCCTGACAACCTTCTTCTGGACTCCAGG GGTCATGTCAAGCTGTCTGACTTCGGCTTGTGCACTGGCTTGAAGAAGGCTCACAGGACTGAGTTCTACAGGAATCTGAACCACAGTCTGCCCTGTGATTTCA CGTTCCAGAACATGAACTCGAAAAGGAAAGCAGAGACGTGGAAGCGGAACAGGAGACAGCTG GCCTTCTCCACTGTGGGCACGCCAGACTACATCGCTCCTGAGGTCTTCATGCAGAATGGCTATAACAAGCTCTGTGATTGGTGGAGTCTTGGGGTCATCATGTATGAGATGTTAATTG GCTACCCGCCGTTCTGCTCAGAGACGCCCCAGGAGACCTACAGGAAGGTGATGAACTGGAGGGAGACGCTGGTGTTTCCCCCAGAGGTGCCAATCTCTGAGAAAGCCAAGGATCTCATCCTCAG GTTCTGCTGTGAAGGTGAGCACCGGATCGGGGCTGCGGGGGTAGAGGAGATCAAAAAGAACGCTTTCTTCGAGGGAGTGGATTATGAGCACATCAG GGGTAGGCCGGCCGCCATTCCCATCGAGATCAAAAGCATTGATGACACCTCTAACTTCGATGAGTTCCCAGACTCAGACATCCTCCAGCCAGCAG CTGGTCCCATAGTGACCAATCACTCAGAGGCCGACCTGAAGAACAAGGACTGGGTTTTCATCAACTACACCTACAAGCGGTTTGAGGGTTTGACAGCCAGGGGTGCCATCCCCTCCTACATGAagagcggaaagagatag
- the stk38b gene encoding serine/threonine-protein kinase 38 isoform X2, protein MAMTGQTTCSSMSNHTKERVTMAKVTLENFYSNLITQHEEREMRQQKLEKVMDQEGLADEEKRLRRSQHARKETEFLRLKRTRLGLDDFESLKVIGRGAFGEVRLVQKKDTGHVYAMKILRKADMLEKEQVGHIRAERDVLVEADSQWVVKMFYSFQDKMNLYLIMEFLPGGDMMTLLMKKDTLTEEETQFYIAETVLAIDSIHEMGFIHRDIKPDNLLLDSRGHVKLSDFGLCTGLKKAHRTEFYRNLNHSLPCDFTFQNMNSKRKAETWKRNRRQLAFSTVGTPDYIAPEVFMQNGYNKLCDWWSLGVIMYEMLIGYPPFCSETPQETYRKVMNWRETLVFPPEVPISEKAKDLILRFCCEGEHRIGAAGVEEIKKNAFFEGVDYEHIRGRPAAIPIEIKSIDDTSNFDEFPDSDILQPAAGPIVTNHSEADLKNKDWVFINYTYKRFEGLTARGAIPSYMKSGKR, encoded by the exons ATGGCGATGACAGGACAGACCACCTGCTCCTCAATGAGTAACCACACCAAGGAACGTGTGACCATGGCCAAGGTAACCCTGGAGAACTTCTACAGCAACCTGATCACTCAGCATGAGGAGCGGGAGATGAG GCAGCAGAAGCTAGAGAAGGTCATGGATCAGGAGGGGCTGGCAGATGAGGAG AAACGCCTGCGTCGCTCCCAGCACGCCCGCAAAGAGACGGAGTTCCTGCGACTGAAGCGGACCCGCCTGGGCCTGGATGACTTCGAGTCCCTTAAGGTCATCGGGAGGGGGGCCTTTGGCGAG GTGCGCCTGGTGCAGAAGAAGGACACAGGACACGTGTACGCCATGAAGATCCTGCGCAAAGCCGACATGCTGGAGAAGGAGCAG GTGGGCCACATTCGGGCCGAGCGGGACGTTCTGGTTGAAGCTGACAGCCAATGGGTGGTCAAGATGTTCTACAGCTTCCAAGACAAGATGAATCTCTACCTCATCATGGAATTCCTCCCTGGAG GTGACATGATGACCCTGCTAATGAAGAAGGACACACTAACTGAAGAGGAGACTCAGTTCTACATTGCAGAGACCGTTTTGGCCATTGATTCCATCCACGAGATGGGCTTCATCCACCGGGACATCAAGCCTGACAACCTTCTTCTGGACTCCAGG GGTCATGTCAAGCTGTCTGACTTCGGCTTGTGCACTGGCTTGAAGAAGGCTCACAGGACTGAGTTCTACAGGAATCTGAACCACAGTCTGCCCTGTGATTTCA CGTTCCAGAACATGAACTCGAAAAGGAAAGCAGAGACGTGGAAGCGGAACAGGAGACAGCTG GCCTTCTCCACTGTGGGCACGCCAGACTACATCGCTCCTGAGGTCTTCATGCAGAATGGCTATAACAAGCTCTGTGATTGGTGGAGTCTTGGGGTCATCATGTATGAGATGTTAATTG GCTACCCGCCGTTCTGCTCAGAGACGCCCCAGGAGACCTACAGGAAGGTGATGAACTGGAGGGAGACGCTGGTGTTTCCCCCAGAGGTGCCAATCTCTGAGAAAGCCAAGGATCTCATCCTCAG GTTCTGCTGTGAAGGTGAGCACCGGATCGGGGCTGCGGGGGTAGAGGAGATCAAAAAGAACGCTTTCTTCGAGGGAGTGGATTATGAGCACATCAG GGGTAGGCCGGCCGCCATTCCCATCGAGATCAAAAGCATTGATGACACCTCTAACTTCGATGAGTTCCCAGACTCAGACATCCTCCAGCCAGCAG CTGGTCCCATAGTGACCAATCACTCAGAGGCCGACCTGAAGAACAAGGACTGGGTTTTCATCAACTACACCTACAAGCGGTTTGAGGGTTTGACAGCCAGGGGTGCCATCCCCTCCTACATGAagagcggaaagagatag
- the cept1b gene encoding choline/ethanolaminephosphotransferase 1b isoform X2: MNNSSSNSSHRTPRTRSGRMGEPGPEAPRRTLSSQEDSVCSVGAAGAGSCFPSRLLQLPSTPLSRAQLRRLEEHRYSSAGRSLLEPLMQHYWEWLVKRVPPWVAPNLITIVGLVTNIATTLVLVYYCPTATEQAPLWAYLACAVGLFIYQSLDAIDGKQARRTNSSTPLGELFDHGCDSLSTVFVVLGTCIALQLGTHPDWMFFCCFAGMFLFYCAHWQTYVSGTLRFGMFAVVEVQLTLGLLQMLTAAFGPEFWNLTVPVISIQMKIVPAIFTVVGAIFSCMNYFRVIFTGGVGKNGSTIAGTSVLSPLFHIGSVVTLAVMIYKKSAVQLFERHPCLYILVFGFVSAKITNKLVVAHMTKSEMYLHDLAFLGPGLLFLDQYFNSFIDEYWVLWIALVLSSFDLVRYCISVCNQIASHLRISVFKIRPPATIASLPGRNHHS, translated from the exons AtgaacaacagcagcagcaacagtaGCCATCGTACCCCCAGGACTCGGAGCGGCCGGATGGGGGAGCCGGGCCCGGAGGCCCCCCGGAGGACCCTGTCCTCTCAGGAGGACAGTGTGTGTTCTGTGGGTGCGGCTGGAGCTGGGAGCTGCTTCCCCAGCAGGCTGTTGCAGCTGCCTTCCACTCCGCTGTCCCGCGCCCAGCTAAGGCGCCTAGAGGAGCACCGGTACAGCAGTGCGGGACGCTCCTTGCTGGAGCCGCTCATGCAGCACTACTGGGAGTGGCTGGTGAAGCGCGTGCCCCCCTGGGTGGCTCCCAACCTCATCACCATCGTGGGCCTGGTTACCAACATCGCCACCACCCTGGTGCTCGTCTACTACTGCCCCACTGCCACCGAGCAG GCACCTCTGTGGGCTTACCTGGCCTGCGCGGTAGGCCTGTTCATCTACCAGTCCCTGGACGCCATAGACGGCAAGCAGGCACGCCGCACCAACAGCAGCACCCCGCTAGGAGAGCTGTTTGACCATGGCTGTGACTCGCTGTCCACCG TGTTTGTGGTCTTGGGCACCTGCATCGCCCTCCAGCTGGGCACCCATCCGGACTGGatgttcttctgctgcttcgcTGGCATGTTCCTGTTCTACTGCGCCCACTGGCAGACCTACGTGTCTGGCACCCTGCGCTTTGGCAT GTTTGCAGTTGTAGAGGTACAGCTCACTCTAGGCCTTCTGCAGATGCTCACGGCCGCATTTGGTCCAGAGTTCTGGAACTTGACG GTTCCCGTGATTAGCATTCAGATGAAAATAGTTCCTGCCATTTTCACAGTGGTGGGAGCCATATTCTCTTGCATGAACTATTTTCGGGTGATATTTACCGGTGGTGTTGGGAAAAATGGATCGACAATAGCG GGAACGAGTGTCCTCTCCCCGTTATTTCACATCGGCTCTGTGGTAACTCTGGCCGTAATGATCTACAAGAAGTCTGCTGTCCAGCTCTTTGAAAGGCACCCCTGTCTTTACATCCTGGTGTTTGGCTTTGTGTCGGCCAAGATCACCAACAAATTAGTG GTTGCACACATGACAAAAAGTGAAATGTACCTTCATGATCTGGCTTTTCTTGGACCCGGACTGCTGTTTCTGGACCAGTATTTTAACAGCTTTATTGATGAATACTGGGTTCTGTGGATCGCACTG GTCTTGTCCTCCTTCGATCTAGTTCGCTACTGCATCAGTGTTTGCAACCAGATCGCCTCCCACCTGCGTATTTCCGTCTTCAAAATAAGGCCCCCAGCCACCATCGCCAGTCTGCCCGGCCGCAACCATCATTCTTGA
- the cept1b gene encoding choline/ethanolaminephosphotransferase 1b isoform X1, translated as MNNSSSNSSHRTPRTRSGRMGEPGPEAPRRTLSSQEDSVCSVGAAGAGSCFPSRLLQLPSTPLSRAQLRRLEEHRYSSAGRSLLEPLMQHYWEWLVKRVPPWVAPNLITIVGLVTNIATTLVLVYYCPTATEQAPLWAYLACAVGLFIYQSLDAIDGKQARRTNSSTPLGELFDHGCDSLSTVFVVLGTCIALQLGTHPDWMFFCCFAGMFLFYCAHWQTYVSGTLRFGIIDVTEVQIFIIIMYLLAAVGGSAFWQFPVPVISIQMKIVPAIFTVVGAIFSCMNYFRVIFTGGVGKNGSTIAGTSVLSPLFHIGSVVTLAVMIYKKSAVQLFERHPCLYILVFGFVSAKITNKLVVAHMTKSEMYLHDLAFLGPGLLFLDQYFNSFIDEYWVLWIALVLSSFDLVRYCISVCNQIASHLRISVFKIRPPATIASLPGRNHHS; from the exons AtgaacaacagcagcagcaacagtaGCCATCGTACCCCCAGGACTCGGAGCGGCCGGATGGGGGAGCCGGGCCCGGAGGCCCCCCGGAGGACCCTGTCCTCTCAGGAGGACAGTGTGTGTTCTGTGGGTGCGGCTGGAGCTGGGAGCTGCTTCCCCAGCAGGCTGTTGCAGCTGCCTTCCACTCCGCTGTCCCGCGCCCAGCTAAGGCGCCTAGAGGAGCACCGGTACAGCAGTGCGGGACGCTCCTTGCTGGAGCCGCTCATGCAGCACTACTGGGAGTGGCTGGTGAAGCGCGTGCCCCCCTGGGTGGCTCCCAACCTCATCACCATCGTGGGCCTGGTTACCAACATCGCCACCACCCTGGTGCTCGTCTACTACTGCCCCACTGCCACCGAGCAG GCACCTCTGTGGGCTTACCTGGCCTGCGCGGTAGGCCTGTTCATCTACCAGTCCCTGGACGCCATAGACGGCAAGCAGGCACGCCGCACCAACAGCAGCACCCCGCTAGGAGAGCTGTTTGACCATGGCTGTGACTCGCTGTCCACCG TGTTTGTGGTCTTGGGCACCTGCATCGCCCTCCAGCTGGGCACCCATCCGGACTGGatgttcttctgctgcttcgcTGGCATGTTCCTGTTCTACTGCGCCCACTGGCAGACCTACGTGTCTGGCACCCTGCGCTTTGGCAT CATTGATGTGACTGAGGTGCAAATCTTCATTATAATCATGTATTTGCTGGCCGCTGTCGGAGGATCGGCTTTTTGGCAGTTCCCG GTTCCCGTGATTAGCATTCAGATGAAAATAGTTCCTGCCATTTTCACAGTGGTGGGAGCCATATTCTCTTGCATGAACTATTTTCGGGTGATATTTACCGGTGGTGTTGGGAAAAATGGATCGACAATAGCG GGAACGAGTGTCCTCTCCCCGTTATTTCACATCGGCTCTGTGGTAACTCTGGCCGTAATGATCTACAAGAAGTCTGCTGTCCAGCTCTTTGAAAGGCACCCCTGTCTTTACATCCTGGTGTTTGGCTTTGTGTCGGCCAAGATCACCAACAAATTAGTG GTTGCACACATGACAAAAAGTGAAATGTACCTTCATGATCTGGCTTTTCTTGGACCCGGACTGCTGTTTCTGGACCAGTATTTTAACAGCTTTATTGATGAATACTGGGTTCTGTGGATCGCACTG GTCTTGTCCTCCTTCGATCTAGTTCGCTACTGCATCAGTGTTTGCAACCAGATCGCCTCCCACCTGCGTATTTCCGTCTTCAAAATAAGGCCCCCAGCCACCATCGCCAGTCTGCCCGGCCGCAACCATCATTCTTGA
- the LOC125726640 gene encoding DNA damage-regulated autophagy modulator protein 2-like isoform X1 — MWWFQEGFCALPAFLVVWSSATFILPYVTAVMLRHVDPWLPYISDSGIQPPERCLFGIMLNISSFLGMATIYVRYKQVQVLMREEHRVHRLNALGLGLGFGSCLGMCVVANFQKSVLIGMHFLGAIMTFGLGMLYVLVQSAVSYHMQPHVHSKRVFLVRLAMGLWSLASVIIMVVSSGIMYSSLPAVDAILKSHWVPGMPAYTAHLVSTIAEWSVAFSFVTFFLTYIRDFQKITLQAEAELQSNHLYDSTRYNESSHYREESPLLAGSI, encoded by the exons ATGTGGTGGTTCCAGGAGGGATTCTGTGCACTCCCTGCATTCCTGGTGGTCTGGTCATCGGCCACCTTCATCTTGCCTTATGTCACGGCTGTAATGTTGAGGCACGTGGATCCCTGGTTGCCCTATATAAG TGACTCTGGCATCCAGCCTCCAGAACGTTGTTTGTTTGGGATAATGCTCAATATCTCCTCCTTCCTAG GTATGGCAACCATATACGTGCGTTACAAACAAGTGCAGGTCCTGATGCGGGAGGAACACAGAGTACACCGCCTGAACGCACTCGGCCTCGGTCTGGGCTTTGGGAGCTGCCTGGGAATGTGTGTCGTTGCCAATTTCCAG AAAAGTGTCCTGATCGGCATGCACTTTCTGGGGGCTATCATGACCTTTGGCCTGGGGATGCTGTATGTCCTGGTGCAGTCGGCGGTGTCCTACCACATGCAGCCACACGTCCACAGCAAGAGAGTGTTCCTGGTGCGCTTGGCCATGGGACTGTGGAGCTTGGCCAGTGTTATCATCA TGGTTGTGTCTTCAGGCATCATGTACAGCAGTCTGCCTGCTGTTGACGCGATCTTGAAGTCGCACTGGGTCCCTGGGATGCCT GCCTACACAGCCCACCTGGTCAGCACTATAGCTGAGTGGTCTGTCGCTTTCTCCTTTGTTACATTCTTCCTCACCTACATACGTGACTTCCAG AAAATCACACTGCAGGCAGAGGCTGAACTGCAGAGCAACCACCTCTATGACTCTACACGCTACAATGAGAGTTCACACTATAGAGAGGAATCCCCGTTGCTGGCTGGAAGTATTTGA
- the LOC125726640 gene encoding DNA damage-regulated autophagy modulator protein 2-like isoform X2, with protein sequence MKSLWLAGKSDSGIQPPERCLFGIMLNISSFLGMATIYVRYKQVQVLMREEHRVHRLNALGLGLGFGSCLGMCVVANFQKSVLIGMHFLGAIMTFGLGMLYVLVQSAVSYHMQPHVHSKRVFLVRLAMGLWSLASVIIMVVSSGIMYSSLPAVDAILKSHWVPGMPAYTAHLVSTIAEWSVAFSFVTFFLTYIRDFQKITLQAEAELQSNHLYDSTRYNESSHYREESPLLAGSI encoded by the exons ATGAAGAGCCTTTGGTTAGCTGGAAAGAG TGACTCTGGCATCCAGCCTCCAGAACGTTGTTTGTTTGGGATAATGCTCAATATCTCCTCCTTCCTAG GTATGGCAACCATATACGTGCGTTACAAACAAGTGCAGGTCCTGATGCGGGAGGAACACAGAGTACACCGCCTGAACGCACTCGGCCTCGGTCTGGGCTTTGGGAGCTGCCTGGGAATGTGTGTCGTTGCCAATTTCCAG AAAAGTGTCCTGATCGGCATGCACTTTCTGGGGGCTATCATGACCTTTGGCCTGGGGATGCTGTATGTCCTGGTGCAGTCGGCGGTGTCCTACCACATGCAGCCACACGTCCACAGCAAGAGAGTGTTCCTGGTGCGCTTGGCCATGGGACTGTGGAGCTTGGCCAGTGTTATCATCA TGGTTGTGTCTTCAGGCATCATGTACAGCAGTCTGCCTGCTGTTGACGCGATCTTGAAGTCGCACTGGGTCCCTGGGATGCCT GCCTACACAGCCCACCTGGTCAGCACTATAGCTGAGTGGTCTGTCGCTTTCTCCTTTGTTACATTCTTCCTCACCTACATACGTGACTTCCAG AAAATCACACTGCAGGCAGAGGCTGAACTGCAGAGCAACCACCTCTATGACTCTACACGCTACAATGAGAGTTCACACTATAGAGAGGAATCCCCGTTGCTGGCTGGAAGTATTTGA
- the LOC125726640 gene encoding DNA damage-regulated autophagy modulator protein 2-like isoform X3, whose product MLNISSFLGMATIYVRYKQVQVLMREEHRVHRLNALGLGLGFGSCLGMCVVANFQKSVLIGMHFLGAIMTFGLGMLYVLVQSAVSYHMQPHVHSKRVFLVRLAMGLWSLASVIIMVVSSGIMYSSLPAVDAILKSHWVPGMPAYTAHLVSTIAEWSVAFSFVTFFLTYIRDFQKITLQAEAELQSNHLYDSTRYNESSHYREESPLLAGSI is encoded by the exons ATGCTCAATATCTCCTCCTTCCTAG GTATGGCAACCATATACGTGCGTTACAAACAAGTGCAGGTCCTGATGCGGGAGGAACACAGAGTACACCGCCTGAACGCACTCGGCCTCGGTCTGGGCTTTGGGAGCTGCCTGGGAATGTGTGTCGTTGCCAATTTCCAG AAAAGTGTCCTGATCGGCATGCACTTTCTGGGGGCTATCATGACCTTTGGCCTGGGGATGCTGTATGTCCTGGTGCAGTCGGCGGTGTCCTACCACATGCAGCCACACGTCCACAGCAAGAGAGTGTTCCTGGTGCGCTTGGCCATGGGACTGTGGAGCTTGGCCAGTGTTATCATCA TGGTTGTGTCTTCAGGCATCATGTACAGCAGTCTGCCTGCTGTTGACGCGATCTTGAAGTCGCACTGGGTCCCTGGGATGCCT GCCTACACAGCCCACCTGGTCAGCACTATAGCTGAGTGGTCTGTCGCTTTCTCCTTTGTTACATTCTTCCTCACCTACATACGTGACTTCCAG AAAATCACACTGCAGGCAGAGGCTGAACTGCAGAGCAACCACCTCTATGACTCTACACGCTACAATGAGAGTTCACACTATAGAGAGGAATCCCCGTTGCTGGCTGGAAGTATTTGA